Below is a genomic region from Glaciihabitans sp. INWT7.
GCGCGCGACCCCGATCTTGGAGTCGGCCATGCCGTAGAAGACGAAGAGCTGGCCGTCGATACGCTCGATAGCGGTGGGGAAGACCACGTTGGGCACGATTCCGCTGCGCTCGTCCTCCGTCTCCGCCGCCAGCAGCGGCTCGGTGGTGCGAGCGAGGATCTTCGTCGGATCCGCGGCATCCAGGATCATGCCGCCCGCGGAGTAGTTCACCTTCTGCTGCTGCGTGAACGCGTTGTCGATCTCCCCGGTGACACCGTGGTAGAGCACCAGCCAGCCTTCGTCGACGAGCACCGGCGGCGGTCCGCCCCCGATCTTCAGTTGCTCGAAGGGGGATTCCGGGGCGGCGAGCATGCGGTGTCCGCGCCACAGCACGATCGAGCGTATGTCTTCCATCACCTCGGCCACGGGAACGTAGCTGATCCAGATGCTCTGCCGATCGTCGGCGGTGCCGGCCGGCACGGTGCGAAGCTCCCCCGGTTTGATCTCGCCGAGGTCCCACATCGGGCGGTGGAGCACCGCGAAACTCTCCACCCCGTCGGGGGCGGTCACGGGCTCGGGAAAGAACACCGTGTCTTTGTTGTGGAAGAGATTGAGATCGATGTCGAGGGAGTCATCGAACTCGAAGAGCGCCGGGCCGAGTCTCGTCCATTCGCGCAGGTCGGTGGATGTCGCGATCGCGGTGCGCGGACCCAGCGGCCCGAACGCCACGTAGGTCATCACATGGAGGCCGAGCCGCGGGACGAACGTGACCCGCGGATCCTCGGTGCCGGAGTTCTTCGCGCCGCGCTCCCACGAGCGCTCCGGCTGCAACACGACTCCCTCGCGTTCCACCCCGACCGGCACTCCGTGCTCGATCACCACCCGCGCAAGACCGACCCGGCTCACGTTTCCGGTGGCGACCATGCGGGGAAGGAGGTAGAGCGTGCCGTCATCCGAATGTCCGGTGGCCGGATTCAGCACCCCCTCGGCCTCCAGCTCGTCCCCGGGGGTCGGAGACATGATCACTCCGGCGCGGGTGAGGGAATAGGGGAAGGGGAACATGGTCAACCTTTCACGCCCGAACCGATATTGGTCGAGACGAAGTACCTCTGGAACACGATGAAGAGCACGACGACGGGCGCCGCAAGAACGACAGCGCCCGCGAGGGTCGCGCCGAACGGGTTGGACGCGGAGGCCGCGACATTGGAGATGTAGTTGGCGAGGGAGACGGCCAGCGGTTGCAGGCTCGCCTCCTTCGTCACGAGGAATGGCCAGAGGAACTCGTTCCACGGACCGATGAACGTGAGCAGCACCACGGTGATGATCGCGGGGCGCACGAGCGGGATCGCGATGCGCCAGAGCAGCACAAGCTCACTCGCCCCGTCGATCCTGGCCGCCTCGAAGAGCTCTTTGGGCAGCTGCAGGAAGTACTGCCGGAAGATCACCACCGCCGTCGAGTTGATGAAGAACGGCAGGATCATGCCCAGGTAGTTGTCGGCGAGCCCGTAGTCGCGCGCGATGAGCACATACAGGGGGATCATCAGCAACTGGAACGGGATCACCTGCACCAGCAACGCGAGAGCGAAGGTGACCCCGCGGCCGCGCCACTGCAGCACGGCGAGCGCGTAGCCGGCCAGGAGTCCGAACACCATGGTGCCGAGGAGGACGCCCCCGGTGAAGATGCCCGAATTGAGCAGCCCCTGGAAGAGGTTGATGCGGTCGTTGATCTGCACATAGTTCTCCCCCGTGATGTTGGTGACGTTGGGGAAGGCTCCGGCGACCGAGGGATCGGGCTTGGCCTGCAGCGACCCGATCACCATGTAGTAGAACGGGAACAGGAAGACGAGGGCGCCGAGGGCGAGCACCACACCCCTCAGAGTGCGCTGGGGGCGTGACATCCGGGTGTGCGCGAAGTGGTCCGTGCGCTGTTTGGTGGCCATCAGTCGTTTCCTCCGGCGAATCGGTTCTGCAACCAGGCGATGACGAGCACCACGAGCACCAGCACGACCCCGATGGCCGCGGCGGTATCCGGATGCCCCTGCTGCAGCCCGTCCTGGTACATGATCAGAACCGGCGAAGCGGATGCCCCGTTGGGACCACCACCGCCGGTGAGCAGGTACGGCTCGGTGAACAGGTTCGCTCCGGTGACTGTCGAGACGAGCAGCACGAGCACGGTGGCCGGTCGCACGCCCGGCACGGTGACCGAGAAGAAGCTGCGCACGGCACCGGCGCCGTCGGTTGAGGCCGACTCGTAGAGCTCTTTCGGCACCGCCTGGAGGGCGGCGAGGTAGAGCAGGATGTAGAAGCCGAGTTGCTTCCACGTGACGAACAGGGCAATGGTCGGCATCGCCCAATGCGTGTTGACGAGCCAGGATGGGCTCGGCGCGAGCGGGCCGAGCACCTGGTTGACGATGCCGTTTCCGTTGAAGAGAAACAGCCACACGGCCACGACCGCCACGCTCGCGGCGAGGTAGGGCACGTAGAAGCTCACCCGCAGGAATGCCCTGAATCGGGTCACCTTGTTGAGCGCACTCGCCAGCAGCAGCGACAGCACGACCGTCAGCGGCACGTTGATCAACAGGAAGATGCCGACATTGCCGAAGGAACGGATGACCGCCGGGTCGGA
It encodes:
- a CDS encoding carbohydrate ABC transporter permease, translated to MSRPQRTLRGVVLALGALVFLFPFYYMVIGSLQAKPDPSVAGAFPNVTNITGENYVQINDRINLFQGLLNSGIFTGGVLLGTMVFGLLAGYALAVLQWRGRGVTFALALLVQVIPFQLLMIPLYVLIARDYGLADNYLGMILPFFINSTAVVIFRQYFLQLPKELFEAARIDGASELVLLWRIAIPLVRPAIITVVLLTFIGPWNEFLWPFLVTKEASLQPLAVSLANYISNVAASASNPFGATLAGAVVLAAPVVVLFIVFQRYFVSTNIGSGVKG
- a CDS encoding glycosidase — encoded protein: MFPFPYSLTRAGVIMSPTPGDELEAEGVLNPATGHSDDGTLYLLPRMVATGNVSRVGLARVVIEHGVPVGVEREGVVLQPERSWERGAKNSGTEDPRVTFVPRLGLHVMTYVAFGPLGPRTAIATSTDLREWTRLGPALFEFDDSLDIDLNLFHNKDTVFFPEPVTAPDGVESFAVLHRPMWDLGEIKPGELRTVPAGTADDRQSIWISYVPVAEVMEDIRSIVLWRGHRMLAAPESPFEQLKIGGGPPPVLVDEGWLVLYHGVTGEIDNAFTQQQKVNYSAGGMILDAADPTKILARTTEPLLAAETEDERSGIVPNVVFPTAIERIDGQLFVFYGMADSKIGVARIDRL
- a CDS encoding carbohydrate ABC transporter permease produces the protein MTTTLTSPVASRPPEPGASPTRKRKRGGILGKHPLGLLFSAPYLAFVILVFAYPLIYSVWISFHDFFFAAPGAQVDRPFVGLQNYITAFSDPAVIRSFGNVGIFLLINVPLTVVLSLLLASALNKVTRFRAFLRVSFYVPYLAASVAVVAVWLFLFNGNGIVNQVLGPLAPSPSWLVNTHWAMPTIALFVTWKQLGFYILLYLAALQAVPKELYESASTDGAGAVRSFFSVTVPGVRPATVLVLLVSTVTGANLFTEPYLLTGGGGPNGASASPVLIMYQDGLQQGHPDTAAAIGVVLVLVVLVIAWLQNRFAGGND